The sequence below is a genomic window from Hyperolius riggenbachi isolate aHypRig1 chromosome 7, aHypRig1.pri, whole genome shotgun sequence.
TCcagccttcctgtcctgtgccgctcctccactatcctctgctctcccgcctccagccccgtgcagccttcctgtcccgtgtcggtcctccacgatcctccgttcttccgccgccagccccgtgcagccgtcctgtcctgtgcCGGTCCTCCATGATCCTCTCTTCTCCCGCCACCAaccccgtgcagccttcctgtcctgcgccagtcctccatgatcctccattctcctgccaccagccccctgcagccttcctgtctcacgccggtcctccacgatcctccgttctcccgccgccagccccgtgcagccttcctgtcctgtgcCGCTCCTCCACTATCCTCTTCTCCCGCCTCCAGCCCCGTGCAGGTCCTCTATGATCCTCTCTTCTCccgcctccagccccctgcaggtccTCCActatcctctgttctcccgcctccagccccgtgcagccttcctgtcccgctccTCCACTATCCTCTCTTCTCCTGcctccagccccgtgcagccttcctgtcctgtgccgctcctccactatcctctcttctccccccaaccAACCCCGTGCATCTTCGTGTCCCACACCAGTTCTCcaggatcctccgttctcccgctgtcAGCTACTTTCAGTTCCATCCcctcggcaactgcgcctgcacacCCCGGGCCACCCGTATCTTTCTCCACAATAGCATCTTGCGCTATTAGCGTAGGACACTATTGCGGGCGAGAAAAATACACGAGGCttgccgtcgacttacaagtcaatGGTACAACAGTACCGAGACTAGCTGGTGGTGGGATAACAGAGGATCGCGGAGGACGGGTGcgagacaggaaggctgcaaggggctggcagaagccccaggtaagtcaaacacggtttttctttttcatttcagttctgctttaaagagactaacaaaaaaccatcccccgggggggggggggggctgtactcaccttgggaggggggggggggaagtctcagggtcccaatgaggcttccccctcccctgtagctgcagacagtccagcactggctcccccgaagtgtcccggaatcctgatttatttaccttccgggatccagcgcagtagcggctcctCCTTCGGGTAAaggggaaatagccgaacccgattgtatccgctctactgcgcaggcgcaagaggACTCACGCCCGCACAGCAGAGTGGATCGATGGGGTTCGGCTATTTACACCTCACCCCGGAGGGAGATCCGCTAGTACGCCTGCGATGGATCCAgtcaggtaaatatttacatctccgcactttggggggctgcagctggacaacggagggacagagaagaatgggggaagccttgttaggatccagaggcttccccctcaggaggtaagtaccccccaggggactatttcttcattacaggttttctttagtcAGTAAAAAAAAGTTCACAAGAAGTGGCATGGAAAATGTCTGAGATAAATCAGTCAGTCAAGTCAAGAGGGCCGGTTGACTGGTTGGCCGCAGCTACGGGGGGCAATAAGTGAAGAGAGTTCATGAGTtcctgtgtctggtggtcttggtggagaTGGCCCCTAGCCTGCGGCCCAATGGAAACGGGCTGAGGaagcagtggcctgggtgagaggggtcgctggCATACCTCAGTGCTCTAGAGTGCAACCTGGAGCTGTGTAGGAGGGCAAGTGTGGGGAGGGGCCTTCAAATCATCCTCTCCACCGCCCTGATGACCATCTGCAGTTTGTGCCCCtcaccagcataccagacaaggatggaaaAGCAGAAGATTGATTCAATGGTGGTGGAGAAGAAACATGTCAGGATCTCTTGGTTCATGCCAAAGTTCCTCAGATGGTGAAGGAAaaaaagagtctctgctgggctttctgctgggcagccGTGATGTTGGACTTCCAGTTGAGACAGTTGGAGATGCTGGTGCCCAGAAGGCGGGCGCAGGGTACTCTAGCCACCTCAGTGCTATCAATGCAGATAGGAGGAGGGGTGGGAGCTGACCTCCTGAAATCAGTGCGACAGTTTCTGCAGTGTTGAGCACTAGCCTGtgctccttgcaccagttgcaaattCTGTCCACCTGCTGACAGTTCATTATCCTTGGTGATGAGGCTGACAATGGTAGTATCATCAGGAAACTTAATGACCTTGACCTGCAGTTATTCGTATAAAGGGAGACCAGCAGCGGAGACGGGACGCAGCCCTGTCGTGCCCCAGTGTTGGTGACCATTTCTTGTGAGTAAATGTCTCCCAGCTTAACGACCTGGGTCCAATTGGTGAGGATGAACCCCAAGTACGGCGAGGTCTTCCTGGAGAATGTGTGGCCAGATGATGTTAAAGGGCGAGCTGAAATCCAGGCGTAGTATCCTGGCATGTGTGTCTGGTCTGTCCAGGTGGCCATAGATATACTCCAGACCGGTATATAATGTGCACATCGCTCTACAGAACACTGATAACAGCTTTCTTTTACAGCTACTAattctttagtatttatatagcgccgacatcttctgcatcgatgtacagagtatatggtcttgtcactcctggggggtactcacctccggatcctatcgaggcttcccccctcctcctgtgtcccacggcggtctcactcTGTGCCTCGGAGCGgctgcgatgtaaatatttaccttcccggctccagcacaggcgcagtatcagctctccgctcggagataggcggaaatagccgatcgatcgctgccgggccgctctactgcgcaggcgcaagtctcctgctagTCTCCggcatctgcgcagtagagcggactccacagagatcagctatttccgcctatttctgtGCTGAGTGCCGCAACAGCGCacccgctggaacagggaaaggcaAATACTGCACAgcttgacaaattgtcggctatgtattcagagggctgcagcgagaccaccgtgggacagaggacgacgggggcttccccctactgaggtaagtacccccccccccccccccccaggggaatttttttttttttactactgagTTTATTTAACGAGGATCTACACTCTAAAGTCTACCATAgtactatgtctatgtatgcattgtgtagtgtatgtattctaagaacaatttagagggaagccaaataacttatctctgttttggggatgtgggaggaaattcaagtgcctggaggaaacacagTCAGACACGGGGAGAAGATACAAACTACGTGCAGACAAAGCCCTGGCTAgggttcaaaccggggacccagcgctgcaaggcgagagcgctgacCACTAGGCCACCGTGCAGACTGTTCCCTAATTTAGACCAGGAAGCTCGTGCTGTACGGAGGGAGTGTAATCCAGTTTTCTACTACCACTTAGTGCTCACACCAGATGTTATAACAGAGTGTTGTCACTAGGGTCAAATGTCCCAATAGGTGCACTCTCTGTACACAGTACAGTACTTATGATTTATATGCAGAACAATAATGAACTGCAATTTAATCATGGATGTCAGATCTATCCAATAAAAGCAAGTCTCTTATATCACGTGTCAGTTCAGTAGCCTCCTTCAGCTGTGATTGGCTCTCTTCCCCACAGCCATCCTTTTATGCTGGAGTCTGACCGAGTGGCGAGGGGAGCCCATTGAATGCCCCGCAGGTGGAGTAGACCATTCTTATGGTGGTCACAACTACTCGATGAGTCGTTCACCAAACGGGTGTTCGTGGTGGAAGAAATACATCTCGGTaaagctgttaaagagaaccagagatgaagcaacctcatgtattttaccttataaatcagtgggaacatgacagtaaacacctaatgtgctctttgttacattgttctctgtttaatttgcctgttatcacttctaagataagaatcccgactaagcagtcggtctggctttgctacagaataattatagctgagactgtgttctttgctgtcttcaagtccaagcctgccccctgctggctttgctcaggaatcattatagctgagtcattatagcaaagccagactcaatgctcagtccgggattcttatctcagctagataacagacacttttagcagtgaggatggaacagagagcatggtaagtgttttctctaatgttcccactgatttccatggtaaaatacatgagggtgcttcgtctctggttcactttaagcgctGACAAAATATAAGAATGTAATGCAGTTTGTCAGCTTTGCAGTCGCCCCTCCCTCAGAGAAATAATAAGTAACTGGTTGTTCTGGATTCTGAGAATCAGAGACTTTCAGTTTGGTTTCCTCTCCTGCTGCCAGCGATGGCGTCTGCTGATCTGAGCGAGGAGCTGGAGTGTCCCGTCTGTCTGGAcatttatacagatcctgtaagcctgagatgtggtcacaacttctgccgggtctgtattgatcgtgtgctggactcacaggaggggtctgcaggttattcctgtcctgaatgtagagagaagtacaaggagCGGCCTGGATTACACAGGAACATTGCTCTGAGGAACATAGCAGAGCGTTTCCTGACTACTCAGCCAGATCAGGAGGAGGCCGGAGTCCATTGTACTTACTGTATCCATTCTCCTGTACCTGCTGTTATGTCCTGTCTGCTGTGTGACGCTTCTATGTGTGATAATCACCTGAGAGCCCACAGCAAGGCACCAGAACACGTCTTATGTGCCCCCACCACCTCCCCGGAGACCaggaaatgctccgtccataagGAAATACTgaagtattactgcactgaggatgcctcatgtgtctgtgtgtcctgcaGACTGGATGGAGAACATGGGGGACACCAGGTGGAGACACTACAGGAGGCCtctgagaagaagaaggagaagctgAGGAATGATCTGCAGACACTGATGGCAGAGACACAGGAGGctgagaaaagagtccagagtctggaggaacgcaggagaaaagcacaagaaaaagcagCTGGTGAATCAGAGAGAGTCACTGccctgtttagagacctcaggagacggctggaggagctggaggagagggTCCTGAGTGGCATcatgaggcaggcagagatgatgtCACAATCCTATGATGACATCATCAGGCAGCTGGAGATAAAGAAGGcggagctgtccaggaagatgcgtcacattgaggagctgtgtcacatgactgatccactgactgtcttacaggaatcagacacaggtgacttgtgtgacacggaggacagacatgataagcagcttcatgatggaggggatctggatgtggccggcatctcacacacattacacacaggactggctgatatcatgtctggggtaattgtgcagaaacatacagacacacaggccaCGCCCCCACTATCCAGGCCACACACCCAGCCCTCCCCCACcgcacaacacacacaggccCCGCCCCCACTATCCAGGCCACACACCCAGCCCTCCCCCACtgcacaacacacacaggcctatccacattccagtacagaggacaaagttcccatcactgctaaactatccaggccacgcccccaacccttctccaccacacaacacacacagcgcCAGGCTGGGGGGACACATATTGGGGCTGCACAGCAAacatcagggctgccagtgtatgcagacatattactggatATAACCACAGCTTGTAATAAGCTACATATATCA
It includes:
- the LOC137524046 gene encoding E3 ubiquitin/ISG15 ligase TRIM25-like; amino-acid sequence: MASADLSEELECPVCLDIYTDPVSLRCGHNFCRVCIDRVLDSQEGSAGYSCPECREKYKERPGLHRNIALRNIAERFLTTQPDQEEAGVHCTYCIHSPVPAVMSCLLCDASMCDNHLRAHSKAPEHVLCAPTTSPETRKCSVHKEILKYYCTEDASCVCVSCRLDGEHGGHQVETLQEASEKKKEKLRNDLQTLMAETQEAEKRVQSLEERRRKAQEKAAGESERVTALFRDLRRRLEELEERVLSGIMRQAEMMSQSYDDIIRQLEIKKAELSRKMRHIEELCHMTDPLTVLQESDTGDLCDTEDRHDKQLHDGGDLDVAGISHTLHTGLADIMSGVIVQKHTDTQATPPLSRPHTQPSPTAQHTQAPPPLSRPHTQPSPTAQHTQAYPHSSTEDKVPITAKLSRPRPQPFSTTQHTQRQAGGTHIGAAQQTSGLPVYADILLDITTACNKLHISDDRKTASRSDTEQNRPDTAERFQDWPQVLSSRSFSSGRHYWEVDVGRSHEWRVGMCYPSIARRGKQSGIGGNNKSWGLCRERWFNQYSVRHDSKAMQLPDGIPSDRVRRVRIYLDYEAGQISFYALCDPIRHLHTFTATFTEPLHAGLGVYRGCINISGGSRGV